Proteins encoded within one genomic window of Marasmius oreades isolate 03SP1 chromosome 4, whole genome shotgun sequence:
- a CDS encoding uncharacterized protein (BUSCO:EOG09260DFJ) encodes MSEIGEQDTCRICSAPAEPDQPLFHPCKCSGTIRYIHQDCLTTWLSHSKKKTCDVCKHQYSFTKVYAPDMPSTLPPFLMLRQLVKQVIFAILFGFRAFAVATVWLAVVPLITVWSWRMYFALGDNTAWWVSDRPRPPSSPDGYAAGLFSMGPYQYHVIAKAKEEAQRAAQAAATPFSQPQLPTSEEDPPLFSWLFNHPVWLSVSSDIFTGQIIASLVVLTFVATFLLREWIAQNARPGVFDDEVVGNVDDVLQVPPRPPQAARRQLDVNARLVLAQRQIEAMRALDAMLAGRDEELADFNLDRRRDPDDLDRFAALRARRRQRNATNGPGDIGAERDVKQERIRRRNFARRLHAARQSGARRKHELGGLVAAQNPVENQVVDEFALPPDGSPGPASSANSPLSGSSTPASSTPSLKPSSPSSTFFPDVTLERPNGSIPFSFVFPPPGGAAGPSSSSSSNHTDTSNIPPPSYSDNVSSTFASPPTSLPSPIRRPPMPATIFPISGPSTPGTTSARTPLASPSLATYRAPEDLDVEDEYFGRNATAGPSTTAEFEYDANLQFNHFFKDSSTTPDIFGEGTLIDEVDEALQIPSQALQEEESETEDDEEVEEEANHLPLPENIQDEIAFEILQGLDAEEDDEDEDEDEGGEPDHEHWHAVEMNNGAPGDVANVAADVPNGNGFDEMQPILADPLAADVNDELEGGVEDDMDGAMEAIGLRGPFYGVFQNAALMIFLLDTAIGVGICLPFTIGKTTALLSLDPTRLLHLAHLPIRAIRILTDPLVDGIMYLLGHFVLPPYLRLGHFISDLLVTMTFWTIRVVLGQSRAESAKGACVATYGALLDVTNWSIGYISSKTVDPETLATPAPTSSWFDRTLPVVLHVIEPYFAPIGKEVRVGSSEIVDGWKQFATGDGPSERVFSVALGYIVVAVILGLYLNFLTVSNVRTAGRAVRNAIRQQLLVLKVATFIFVELVVFPFCCGIVLAICTIWLFPEASLASRATFFYQAPLTAAFYHWIAGTMFMYSFAVLLSGCRSIIRPGAMWFIKDPQDQNSHPIRDILDRPTLVQLRKIFVSGIMYSFVVVCTVGSVAGLLLIGSRSIMPFRWKNREPLSDVPIDLLFLHFALPYTMVYFRPRKGLKKIAGLIWRYLAARFRLTSYFFGGRHGGEEFTPRGWSFNIFRARTNRDAVLADYDGTFRRVPNTDHLALPRDMRATVAVTPTGEPVDDAARLLMAQQDAETLKSKRVIQDDYTVVYLPPQFRYRVISFIATVWVVGALCIGLVVGIPIQLGRSFFKLFTLKEVHDGYSIIAGFYLLWACYLVGRSIDRLDKRRQRRGHEGPRAALWVLVVKRGLLWMAKSAYMIFFLGIVIPVLIAIVADLYMVMPIRLFLEPNWIPRIRVVDEWALGLVYMRIVLRATRINREHQIARGLQQIKHNGWTHPDPIAATRDVIIPLVSGLLGMILLPGAVFRGMQYLIPSFNVDNRSMFTHVYPGIFIVAAFGRSSLMFNDALGNWSQTVRDKEFLVEMRLKNHEPIHPPSQDTASRLDESGVDLSD; translated from the exons ATGTCGGAAATTGGGGAACAAG ATACATGTCGCATTTGCAGCGCTCCGGCTGAACCAGACCAACCTCTATTTCATCCATGTAAATGTTCCGGAACGATACGGTACATTCATCAAGATTG CTTAACGACATGGTTATCACACAGCAAGAAAAAAACTTGCGATGTCTGCAAACACCAATATTCATTCACAAAAG TTTACGCGCCTGACATGCCCTCCACGCTCCCACCTTTCTTAATGTTACGACAGCTGGTTAAGCAAGTCATATTTGCAATATTATTCGGCTTCAGAGCCTTTGCAGTGGCTACAGTATGGCTTGCGGTTGTTCCTCTCATCACGGTTTGGTCGTGGCGAATGTACTTCGCTTTGGGGGACAATAC TGCATGGTGGGTCAGTGATCGCCCCCGCCCACCTTCATCTCCCGACGGATATGCGGCTGGTCTATTTAGCATGGGACCATATCAGTATCACGTCATTGCCAAAGCCAAGGAAGAAGCTCAGCGCGCTGCGCAAGCAGCCGCGACGCCATTTTCCCAACCTCAATTACCAACGTCTGAAGAAGACCCTCCTCTTTTTTCGTGGCTTTTCAATCACCCAGTCTGGCTATCTGTTTCTTCAGACATTTTCACAGGTCAAATAATCGCTTCACTCGTCGTGTTGACTTTTGTGGCGACATTCCTTCTTCGGGAGTGGATCGCACAAAATGCAAGGCCTGGTGTATTTGACGACGAGGTTGTAGGAAATGTTGACGACGTGTTGCAAGTACCGCCACGACCACCTCAAGCAGCCCGACGACAACTAGATGTAAACGCCCGACTTGTGTTGGCACAGAGGCAGATTGAAGCCATGCGCGCTCTTGATGCCATGCTTGCAGGCCGTGATGAGGAACTGGCAGATTTCAATCTTGACAGAAGGAGAGACCCCGATGATCTGGATCGCTTCGCTGCCCTTCGAGCCAGAAGAAGACAGAGAAATGCCACCAATGGTCCAGGGGATATTGGTGCTGAACGCGACGTCAAACAAGAGAGAATACGGAGACGGAATTTTGCGCGACGTTTGCACGCTGCGAGGCAAAGCGGCGCTCGCAGGAAACACGAACTGGGTGGTTTAGTTGCAGCACAGAATCCAGTAGAAAACCAAGTCGTTGATGAATTTGCATTACCACCTGATGGCTCTCCTGGTCCTGCGTCCTCTGCCAATTCACCTTTAAGTGGCAGTTCAACCCCTGCCTCTTCGACGCCGTCCTTAAAGCCCTCCTCACCGTCTTCAACATTTTTCCCCGATGTAACCCTTGAGCGGCCGAATGGGTCAATACCATTTTCGTTTGTCTTTCCGCCTCCCGGCGGAGCCGCAGGTCCgtcatcctcgtcctcgtctaATCACACGGACACCAGCAATATCCCCCCACCAAGCTACTCAG ACAATGTTTCAAGTACCTTCGCATCACCCCCAACATCGCTACCAAGTCCGATCCGCCGACCTCCGATGCCTGCTACCATCTTCCCAATATCTGGCCCATCTACACCCGGCACTACATCCGCGAGAACGCCCTTAGCTTCACCCAGTTTAGCTACCTATCGAGCACCAGAGGATCTTGATGTAGAGGATGAATATTTTGGAAGGAATGCGACAGCAGGCCCCTCAACTACGGCTGAGTTTGAATATGACGCCAATCTTCAGTTCAACCATTTCTTCAAAGATTCATCGACAACTCCCGATATCTTTGGGGAAGGAACGTTGATAGATGAAGTCGATGAAGCTTTGCAAATACCTTCTCAGGCACTACAAGAAGAGGAAAGTGAGACggaagacgacgaggaagtagaagaggaagctAATCACCTACCGCTACCAGAGAATATTCAAGATGAAATCGCTTTCGAAATCTTGCAGGGGCTTGAtgctgaggaagatgatgaagacgaagatgaagacgagggTGGAGAACCTGACCACGAGCATTGGCATGCAGTGGAGATGAATAACGGTGCGCCTGGAGATGTGGCAAATGTAGCCGCTGATGTTCCAAACGGCAACGGGTTTGATGAAATGCAACCTATTCTTGCGGATCCTTTAGCCGCAGATGTCAATGATGAATTGGAAGGCGGTGTAGAAGATGATATGGACGGTGCGATGGAGG CTATCGGATTAAGAGGGCCCTTCTACGGCGTTTTCCAGAAT GCTGCCCTCATGATATTCCTATTAGACACGGCCATAGGCGTCGGAATCTGCCTGCCATTTACTATTGGAAAGACCACGGCGTTACTTTCT CTTGACCCCACCCGGCTATTACATCTAGCACATCTACCAATCCGCGCTATTCGTATCCTGACAGATCCTCTCGTCGATGGCATCATGTATCTGTTAGGACACTTCGTCCTTCCGCCATACCTCCGCTTGGGTCATTTCATCTCCGATCTCTTAGTGACCATGACGTTCTGGACGATCAGAGTAGTTTTGGGCCAATCTCGTGCTGAATCGGCAAAAGGCGCCTGCGTAGCGACA TACGGCGCTTTGCTTGACGTTACCAATTGGTCGATTGGTTATATATCCTCAAAGACCGTCGATCCTGAAACTCTTGCGACTCCCGCTCCCACGTCGTCATGGTTTGATCGCACTTTACCAGTTGTTTTGCACGTCATTGAACCCTATTTTGCACCCATCGGGAAGGAGGTTAGAGTAGGTTCATCCGAAATAGTGGATGGTTGGAAACAGTTCGCTACCGGAGACGGCCCATCTGAAAGGGTTTTCTCTGTAGCGTTGGGTTATATCGTTGTGGCAGTCATACTCGGGTTGTACCTCAATTTCTTGACTGTGAGTAATGTCAGGACTGCTGGACGTGCAGTTAGAAATGCTATCCGGCAGCAACTTCTTGTTCTCAAA GTTGCTACTTTCATATTCGTGGAGCTGGTGGTATTCCCCTTCTGTTGTGGTATCGTGTTGGCCATCTGTACGATCTGGTTGTTCCCAGAAGCCAGCCTTGCATCCAGAGCGACTTTCTTCTATCAAGCACCCTTGACCGCAGCGTTTTACCACTGGATTGCGGGTACCATGTTTAT GTATTCGTTCGCAGTGTTGTTATCGGGCTGTAGGAGTATTATACGTCCAGGAGCGATGTGGTTCATTAAGGACCCTCAGGACCAAAACTCTCACCCGATTCGAGATATTCTTGACAGACCGACTCTTGTCCAGTTGAGAAAGATTTTTGTCAGCGGGATCATGTACTCGTTTGTTGTCGTATGCACGGTGGGAAGTGTAGCCGGTCTTTTGCTCATCGGGTCACGGTCCATCATGCCCTTTAGATGGAAGAATAG GGAACCCTTGTCAGATGTGCCCATCGATCTACTGTTCCTGCACTTTGCGCTACCATACACCATGGTGTACTTCCGACCACGAAAAGGCCTAAAAAAGATTGCTGGTCTGATTTGGAGATATTTAGCCGCAAGGTTCAGGTTGACATCGTACTTCTTCGGTGGTCGCCATGGTGGGGAGGAGTTTACACCGAGAGGGTGGAGCTTCAATATATTCCGAGCGAGGACTAATCGTGACGCAGTGTTGGCTGATTACGATGGAACCTTTAGGCGGGTGCCGAATACCGACCATCTTGCTTTACCGAGGGACATGCGCGCTACAGTTGCTGTTACACCAACAGGTGAACCGGTCGACGATGCTGCGAGGCTCTTGATGGCCCAGCAAGATGCAGAGACTTTGAAATCTAAAAGAGTCATTCAAGATGATTATACAGTTGTCTATCTCCCCCCTCAGTTCCGTTATCGTGTTATTTCGTTCATCGCTACTGTATGGGTCGTCGGAGCTCTCTGCATCGGGCTTGTCGTTGGTATTCCGATACAACTTGGGCGAAGTTTCTTCAAGCTCTTCACACTGAAAGAAGTTCATGATGGATATTCCATAATTGCGGGCTTTTACTTGCTTTGGGCATGTTATCTTGTCGGTCGGTCGATCGATAGATTGGATAAACGACGACAAAGGAGGGGGCATGAGGGGCCTCGAGCTGCCCTGTGGGTTCTGGTCGTCAAACGTGGACTCTTGTGGATGGCGAAATCGGCCTATATGATCTTCTTCTTGGGTATCGTTATACCTGTACTCATCGCCATCGTGGCAGATCTTTATATGGTCATGCCTATTCGACTTTTCTTGGAGCCTAACTGGATACCGCGTATACGAGTCGTTGACGAGTGGGCGCTGGGATTGGTGTACATGAGAATTGTCCTACGGGCTACCCGAATCAATCGTGAACATCAAATTGCGCGAGGTCTTCAACAA ATCAAGCATAATGGATGGACTCATCCTGATCCTATCGCCGCTACCAGGGATGTCATAATACCTCTGGTTTCAGGTTTACTTGGAATGATATTACTTCCTGGTGCTGTATTCCGCGGAATGCAATATCTAATTCCCTCTTTCAATGTTGACAATCGATCCATGT TCACTCATGTTTATCCCGGGATATTCATCGTCGCAGCTTTCGGGCGATCCTCTCTCATGTTTAACGACGCGCTTGGAAATTGGTCACAGACTGTGAGAGACAAGGAGTTTCTAGTAGAGATGAGGTTGAAGAATCACGAGCCTATACACCCGCCTTCGCAGGATACGGCGAGTCGTCTAGATGAGAGTGGGGTTGATCTCTCAGATTAA
- a CDS encoding uncharacterized protein (BUSCO:EOG09265I7S), which produces MIFYLSILAFVSLILILLHRFYKPILPFPALASRLPRLRMPHGHRPHAGYTPLNTFADQAAAGLSSSNFDIESANILGGDSRVGLDEQDVREVEGIMKETRVGFDQARLIRHNRILAANGIDPSGMPLDSKAVTRL; this is translated from the exons ATGATATTCTATCTCTCAATCCTGGCTTTCGTCTCTCTCATTCTCATCCTTCTCCACCGATTCTACAAACCGATTCTACCTTTCCCAGCCCTTGCTTCCCGTTTACCCCGACTTAGAATGCCTCACGGTCACCGACCACACGCCGGATACACACCCTTGAACACGTTCGCCGACCAAGCAGCTGCTGGACTTTCGTCGTCCAATTTTGATATTGAAAGTGCCAATATCTTGGGGGGTGATTCACGAGTTGGTTTAGATGAACAAGATGTTAGGGAGGTTGAAGGGATTATGAAGGAGACGAGGGTTGG ATTCGACCAAGCTCGTCTGATTAGGCATAACAGGATTCTGGCGGCGAATGGAATCGATCCCTCTG GCATGCCTCTGGATTCCAAGGCTGTTACGCGTCTCTAG